The following proteins come from a genomic window of Natrinema saccharevitans:
- a CDS encoding class I SAM-dependent methyltransferase, with translation MTESAQEFYGRWARLYDLIARETPGVARLRRRAAAACRLEPGDTVVEMGCGTGANLPYLRDQVGPEGTVVGIDFTRPVLERARAATAEYDNVHVLQGDATEPPVGLEAARSATSSIDAVLATFVVGMLADPAGAVDDWCDLVGPGGHVVLANAARSDEWYAPPVNAVFRAIVVLSTPPTTRLRYDDSPHLRLDAKIDAAHERLRERAVAVADETHLFGVVRLTGGRVA, from the coding sequence ATGACCGAATCCGCACAGGAGTTCTACGGCCGCTGGGCCCGCCTCTACGACCTGATCGCGCGCGAGACGCCTGGAGTCGCCCGGCTCCGGCGACGGGCGGCCGCCGCCTGCCGCCTCGAGCCCGGCGACACCGTCGTCGAGATGGGCTGTGGCACCGGCGCGAACCTCCCGTATCTGCGCGACCAGGTGGGCCCCGAGGGGACCGTCGTCGGGATCGACTTCACCCGGCCTGTCCTCGAACGGGCGCGGGCCGCCACCGCCGAGTACGACAACGTCCACGTCCTGCAGGGGGACGCGACGGAGCCGCCGGTCGGGCTCGAGGCGGCGCGGTCGGCCACGAGCAGTATCGACGCCGTCCTCGCCACGTTCGTCGTCGGGATGCTCGCGGACCCCGCGGGCGCGGTCGACGACTGGTGCGACCTCGTCGGTCCCGGTGGCCACGTCGTCCTCGCGAACGCCGCCCGGAGCGACGAGTGGTACGCGCCGCCGGTCAACGCCGTCTTCCGGGCGATCGTCGTCCTCTCGACGCCGCCGACGACGCGACTCCGCTACGACGACTCGCCGCACCTGCGCCTCGACGCGAAGATCGACGCCGCCCACGAGCGACTCCGGGAGCGGGCGGTCGCCGTCGCGGACGAAACTCACCTGTTCGGCGTCGTTCGGCTG